The [Chlorobium] sp. 445 genome includes a region encoding these proteins:
- a CDS encoding AAA family ATPase, with translation MHTAELTEADIERLLEKLAALRHEVQKVIVGQHETLEQLLTAFIAGGHCLLEGVPGLAKTLMIRTLAEAVALQFRRIQFTPDLMPSDIIGTEILEEDHTTGKRFFKFNKGAIFSNIVLADEINRTPPKTQSALLEAMQEFEVTQGGITYKLDRPFFVLATQNPIEQAGTYPLPEAQLDRFLLYIKIDYPTEAEEIQVLTTTTGSKRVQVETVMNAQDILDLQHIVREVTISQQLVQYVAQLVRATRPATSTMSFVKDWVGWGAGPRAGQAMILTAKARALLKHRFAVTLEDIRAMAFPVLRHRVIVNFKAEAEQVTSDTVTKELLARLPEPKSPLM, from the coding sequence ATGCACACTGCAGAACTCACCGAAGCAGATATTGAGCGATTGTTAGAAAAACTTGCCGCACTTCGGCATGAAGTCCAAAAAGTCATTGTTGGGCAGCATGAAACCCTTGAGCAGTTGCTGACGGCATTTATTGCAGGTGGGCATTGTCTTTTGGAAGGCGTACCAGGGCTTGCCAAGACGTTGATGATTCGCACCTTAGCAGAGGCGGTTGCACTGCAATTTCGACGCATTCAATTCACACCAGATTTGATGCCAAGCGATATCATCGGTACGGAAATTCTTGAGGAAGACCATACCACAGGCAAGCGTTTTTTCAAGTTCAACAAAGGTGCAATTTTTTCGAACATCGTGCTGGCTGATGAAATCAATCGCACGCCCCCGAAGACGCAATCGGCTTTGCTTGAAGCCATGCAAGAATTTGAAGTCACGCAAGGTGGCATCACATACAAGCTCGATAGACCGTTTTTTGTTTTAGCTACACAAAATCCAATTGAACAGGCAGGTACCTATCCTTTGCCCGAGGCACAACTCGATCGCTTTTTGCTCTACATCAAAATTGACTACCCAACTGAAGCAGAGGAAATTCAAGTGTTGACGACGACAACGGGCAGCAAGCGTGTGCAGGTTGAAACTGTGATGAATGCGCAAGATATTTTAGACTTACAACACATTGTGCGTGAGGTTACCATAAGCCAACAGCTGGTGCAGTATGTGGCGCAATTGGTTCGTGCAACGCGCCCTGCGACTTCAACAATGTCCTTTGTCAAGGACTGGGTGGGTTGGGGCGCAGGACCACGAGCCGGTCAGGCAATGATTCTTACGGCAAAAGCGCGCGCCTTGCTTAAGCACCGTTTTGCTGTAACGCTCGAGGATATTCGCGCAATGGCGTTTCCTGTCTTGCGTCACCGTGTTATCGTCAATTTCAAAGCAGAAGCCGAACAGGTAACATCAGACACAGTTACTAAAGAATTGCTTGCTAGACTGCCCGAACCAAAAAGTCCGCTCATGTAG